The region atcaataaacaaaaatatttttttatttatattcctcTGGCTTTGaaattacatttatatatatatatatatatatatatcttaaaagagtatatattttaaaatatctgaaataccattaaaactcaagatatacatttttttttctgttctaGTAGTTATATCAATTTCgtaaatatatgatttaaaaaaatttaaaaaataggatgatAAACATAAAGTTATGAAATTAACAAAGtgtgaaaataatttattttatcgaTTTCTAACATAATTTGACGAGGGTTTTGgaccattaaaattttaaaagagttGAAAGTTGATCTTtgtgtataaaatataaactcttGACTCTTGAGATTACAAAGAGAGTTCATATTAGCAAAAGTATTAGTGAAAGTCAAAAAAATCGAAAGGAGTCATGGCTCTATTCTATGAAAAacatttaattctattttttaaaaaaaaaatatatatatcaatatgatTGTGTTCCTGAGGAGAGAGTTGACAAATTTGAAAATCAACCcttttttatgacattatataTCTTGGTTAATTTTTTAAGAAGTCAGCTGTGATATTATTTTTGTCAAAGGTTTTGAAGAATCTTTGTTGTATACGTACACAAATTATAGTAAAAAGTCAACATACCAAACCAAGACGACCAAGCCCTTGGTTTGGTCAAACACTTGAGCCAAGGCAAAAGAAAGAGTTGGCCAACAATGAAGGTCAAGagtcacatatacatgtaattATATTCTCGTAAGTTACAACACAATGTATTTGTCAACCATTAACAAAAGAGGGAGATGCTTTCAAAGCAATTGCGGAGGTTGTTCACTCAACAGAAGTGATCTCATCAAAGATGCATGGAAATAACacttctttaaatatatatatatatatatatattaaaagccgttaaaaataatattattttaaatagtttatatatttattatgcagtatgataagaaaaataaagtgaaatagatttattttaataaataaagttttaaaatgggtttaatatattcaaaatcaATGACACAATCAATTGGAGAATTCATTTCCCcttgattaataacaaaaagatATTTGAAGTGAGAAAAAGTAGATTTACTTTAATAACTTTTCTATAACTTACTATTAAGGGCATGTTTGGATGGAGATAATAGTTATTAAAGAATGAGAATTATTACCCCATCTATCCAAACTTATGTTTTGGTACCCCTAACAAAGGACTGAATACCAACAGCAAAGTATTTCATGACCCCTAACCAGTTATTGTCATTACCCTCAAAATTGGGGACAATGCATGGATTGCATTGGAAATggttgtttttgtctttttatcattattttcctTCACAGCATGCAGAGCATCTCACGACTCCTTCCTCCATTAAACTGAGGCGGATTCGGCAACAACGAAGAAAAGAGATCAGGTAGAACTTATTTATTCTAATTGCAAGTCAAAATCTTTTAGCATCTTCCTTCATGAATTGATCTGCATATCACCCCATATCCTCTCCCTTCTTCCATTGCAAGACAAGCTCACAAGCGGGCATCGGAGAAACAGTGAACTAAGACAACTCGGAAGGAATCAGATTTGGTAGAAAACTCTTGATATGTCCTCTCTATCTCCTTTAATCATAATATCTTCTGAACTAATctgtaacaaaataaaatttttctttttaatcttttttgtttatatgttgaTCTTCTACCTtgtttcattttcactttttgTTTATGTGTAGACATCCTTAATTTATCTTGCATTTGggcatgttatttttttatttttttatttttttaattttttttaattttattttttgtggtaTAGGATTGGAAATAAAGTCAAAGCCATGAAAGCTAATCACTtgttctaattttatttatttatttttcctgtgGATGATGATTGTTATCAATTCTTCCAATATTTGTTTCCTTTCGTGCATGGCAGACTTTTTGTGGGTGTTCATTTGATGATTTCTATCAGCAATTTCATCTATTTTTCACTTAGATTCTGTTCATGTTTCATAAGTGGTGTTGTAAGCCAAATATATATGATGAAGGTTATATGTTATATGTTGTAAGTCAATTATATGCTaataaatggattttttttttttttttttgaattaccTGCCACAATATTTTCGTGTAAATGTCAAGCTATTTGGTCAATCCTCTAATTTATTTGTAGAATTTGGAAGCTGCTTGATGTCCTGACTGAGAAATATCTTGTGGTTATTGTTAGGGTTAAGTGAGAATACTAAAGTTTTTAGACAAGTCAGAAAAGAAAGGTGAGTTCTTATCTTTTAGAATATATAAGTTGAAAATGAAATCTAAATCATTAgaaaattatgccataatatACGCTTTCGTACCATATTCATAATTCATACCAATGgaccattgaattgaattttgtgcttgttcataaataagaaattttatgATGGTGATCACGTCTTGTTGGTTTAATGTCCATTTGCAGAACTCTCTCATGCTAAGCACTTCATGTGGTATTGTTTGGTTTTTGCCAAGATAATTAGAGCATTTGCTCATTCGTTTATGCCTTTAGAAAACAGACTATTAATTTTGATCATGATGTGGCCTAATTCAAACTTCTAACCACGTGATACCCCACtatctcacatcacacccaTTATCTCCTTTTGCACCCATGATCTCGAACACGTGAAGTTTTACGTAACTGTTAATCatacatctataaatagcctccctTATTAAAACGAGAGGGGGACTTTTCAGGGGAAAACATCAAAAGAAGACAAGCATTTATTCTCTACTGATTTTGGAGTGTTTGTGGGGAACACTTCCCACACTGTTATAGGTCTTGGCatctaaaaaaagaagagactCCAATTTCTTTTATTCGACCTTTAAGTTCGAAGTTCTACAAGTTCAAGATCCCCAATAAATTCACTATTGTATTCTCGCAACAACAGatcattatattaaaattttgcatatgttaaagataattaaaaagatgacttttggttaaataaaaattgaaaaaaaatatctaaaatgagaataattatatcaatattttttttagaaaaaaacatcataaatcATATGAGTTAATAAAATCTGCTAGCTTACTAGgtaatgctcattttgatattcaattaaataaatattattttagatgaGTTGAATTAGTTTGTTAGGCATGACTTTTAATAATGCATTCAAGCAAGCAAGTGaacacattaaaataaaataaaataaaatacatgtatgAAAAGGAGAGGCCAATGCAACATTATCTGTATCTTGAATGGTATTATCATGAATGGATTTGCATGAAGACATTTGAGAACTTTACAAGTCTATGTCATCAAAACATCATCTCTCCCCGACcacatttcttttaattaattaattaattaatttgtttttacttaTTAAAATAAAGGTGTGCTCTAAATTTAAGGAGGTAAATGGTACGGGGAATCTCCGTTCCCCGCTAGAACTCGCTCCGGCGTGGCGGGGATTCTCCGAAATAACCACcccgcggggcggggaatgggggAAAATCCCTCCCCGCCTCGCTGGGCGGGGTGGGGGCGAGGAAGGCATTCCCCGCCCCGTGGGGATCATCTCCCCGCTCCCCATGGGGACCCCCACGGGGATTCcctgatttttaataataataataataataatatatatatatatatatattgaaaatactcatatgattagttattttttattttttaaataattcaatatgtATATAAGATTATTAGgaccaaatatttgggtttcaaaaaaatatatttttagtatttattaataatgttttagacttttagacTTTAAGTAATACTAGTATTCCTCCCGTGTGATGTACGAATATAatcatatgaaaatttttaaaaaaatttaataatttttttttattttctatagaaattaaggtaaaattaagattaaataaaataagctatttatcaacttcaaaaatataatatttttataaaattaattttattatatattatgagataaaataataaaaattagtttaaaacaatataatttagtgttatgttataaatattttaatattattaaaataatattggtaaaatttctatgagaaattgacaagtgtcaaataggtttcctactttaatatatatatatatatatatattgatatataatactattagaattttatataataacaaaaaaaattggcggggggcggggattccccgaccccgtggggatccccgcgggggagtGAGTCGGGATAATTTTTCCCCCGTGAGGAATTTggaggcggggaatccccgccccgtggaAAGCttggatggggacggggattccATTCTCCGCCCCACCCCGCCCCACTTACATCCCTATCTAAATTCAAACATACATTGAATTTCTcatcaataataaaatgataGTTGTTTGTAAATAAGAAAACTCATATTCAATGTTGCCCCCTTATTTAATGGGAaccaatgtttttaaacatAGATTGTACTGGTTGGTCAGACTGGCAGAATCGGGAACTGGGTGCCAGTCCGATCTGGTTCTATAGAATTTACTGACCAAAAATCAACTTGATCAAACCCAGTTAAACCCAATTAAATCCAGTGAACCGATCATTTTGTCTAAAAACAGGAAGATCTCGgtttttcatatattaaaaaatttaaaagcactTGGTGTTAAGAGAATGAAAAAGCCAACTGCcaacgaccatttggtctattggtatCGGATCCCTTGCGTAGTGTGTTCGCCTCAAGTGTCGAGCGTGACTCCCCGAATTCGATCCCCATCTCACTTAAGGTGAGGGCACGGTTCGATTGTGAGCGCTGCTCCCCCACGTGTTCGTCCCTAAGTTCCGGCGCTTGTCGCCTTTCTAAAAACAACTGTTGTTGCAATTGTTGTTGCGGCTCATAGTTCTTGCCAACTATCTCTGCTTTGATGCGATGATTGAACTCCATCTTTCTGTTactcttttaattgttatttggaCTATTTGATTGCTATCCGAAAACAGAAAAtttaagagagaaagagagagagagagagccggGCTGGCTTTTTAAGTTCTAAAGAACTCAAAGTTTCAACAAAGTTGCCTTCTTcctcattttttatgtttatggtAGCTCATTCACCATTCAAACCATGCTCATTTGCATCACAATCACACAATTTTTTTACTCAAATTTTTAACTGCATCCTCTTGTCCTATACATGCCACATGTATCCCTCCTCAAAAgtttataatgtatatatgtatatatatatataatgataatctCATATGACATCttagataatatatattttaataattaatttgtctGACCAAATGAGTCATCCAATCGAATCAATTGACTAATGACCTAGTTATTTAACCAGTTCACTTTTCGgtctgatttaaaaaaattagtgagGATAAAATAACCTGCACCttcataaatttcaaaagtacATAAagatgcttgttttttttttaaaatatcctaagtattatttaaaaaaaatatttatattttaaactttatttatttattgaaactTGTTGGGATTTATATCCCCTAATGTGTGATAGAAAGAAATTGCATATTGATTAGTTTGTCAAGGCATATAATTACCTCAATAAGTTCATTCATACAATTTTATAAAGTTAAAGAAAAACTAAGGTAAagaccattttaatttttttgtcaaattaaaataacatacaaAAGTAATTTTGTAAAATGTAAGAATGGTTAGAGTATTAGAATgtttaaaagaatattttcagtaaatataaatatgggAGGGATTTAGCAGTTTGTATTCCTCTAACTCTGAAAATacacccaaatatatatatcctaacaaaatatgaaatttaagatATCTCAAATACCATTAAAACTCAagaaatacatttttttattttagaagtatatcaatttctcaaatatatgattttaaaaaattttaaaaatacaatgatAAACATGAAATTATGAAACTAAATATTGTATGAAAAAATTTAGACTTAAATACATTTGATCGATTGCAAACTTAATTTGACGAGAGTTTTGGacaagtaaaaatttaaaaaaagttgaaagttgatatgtgtatataatataaactCTTGACAGGTAATGAAAAGAGTTAATATTAGTAAAAgtcaacaaaaccaaaaaagtCATAGTTTGTTCAATGAAAAgcatataattcttttttttaaaaataatctatatGATTGTATTCATGAGGAGAGAGTTGACAAATTAGACAGTCAACCTATTTTTTAAGAAGTCAGttgtaatattaattttgtCAAGGGTTTTGCGGAATCTTTGTAGTATACGTACACAAATTATAGTAAAAAGTCAACATACCAAACCAAGATGACCAAGCCCTGTGTTTTTGGTCAAGCAATTGAGCCAAGGCAAAAGAAAGAGTTGGCCAACAATGAAGGTCAAGGGTCACATATGCATGTAATCATATTCTTTTAAGTTATAACACAACGTATTTGTCAACcattaacaaaattaacaaaagaggGAGATGCTTTCAAAGCAATTGCGAAGGTTGTTCACTCAGGAGAAGTGATCTCCTCAAACAAGCATGTAAATAACActtctttaaataaataaatatatatatatatatatatatatatatattaagccgTTAGaaactaatattattttaaatagtttttatattcattatgcaataaatgaatcaaattttaaaataaaaatatttgaagtgaaatgagtttatataaaattttatttttttttaatgaataaagaactaaaatagatttaattcaaaattaaaaaaaaatggtttactTCAATGACTTTTCTATAATTTCTTTCCAAGCGAATGCTTTATAACTAAAGatgtaataaattaaaaaaaattgagaactATTATGTAGTTATTACTTAATATACAATAATTtacctacaaaaataaaaacgtCCCAAAATCAATACCACTTGCTTGTTAAAAGGCCATTTCAAATGTAATTTATCTGCACTACATGATCCCATTTGAAAAAGCTATGCTAAGCTAAGCATGTGTTTTTATTgaagatatatattaattctaatgttataaaaatatgttgCATGCTctaattcaatcaaaatatttaataacaaaattaatttcttcaaaacttcaaaaataataacataataataatctaattaaataataaatattattaaaaaaaaaaaagcatacgAATAAAAgttcttatattttaaatattcaaaagaaattaaaaaaaaaaacagaagatgCTTGATGGCTTCAAAGACGGAGAATGTCTGCACTCTCACTCTCCCACTCATCATCATCGTCCCCAAAACCATGAACAACCAaactctaaccctaaccctagttcTCCTTCTTCTCGCCGCCGTTACCACCGCCCAAAACCTCCACTCCGCCGACCGCTCCGCCCTCCTCACTCTCCGTTCCCACCTCGCCGACCCCCGCGGCGCCCTCTCCACATGGAACGGCTCTCGCTGCTCCCTCTGGGCCGGTGTCCTCTGCGAGAACCGCACCTCTCGCGTTATCCAGCTCGATCTCTCCGGTTTTAACCTCTCCGGCGAGCTCAACTCCTCACTCTGCCTCCTCTCCCgcctccaaaccctaatcctcgcCTCCAACTACTTCTCCGGTATCATCCCTTCTTGCCTCCCCCGTATCACGCCGCTCAGAACCCTAAACCTCGCCTGGAACCTCCTCTCCGGCCAGCTCCCCCCGACCCTCGCCCGCCTTCGCCACCTCGAGTCCCTCATCCTCTCCGGAAACCGTGGCCTCGGTGGTCCTCTCCCTTTCTCGCTCGCCATCTCCTTCCCTGCCCTCGCACACCTCGATCTCAGCTCCGCTAACTTCTCCGGCGAGATTCCAGCGGGCTTCTTCCATCTCGGGGCCCTCAGATATGTGGACCTCTCCGACAATCGCTTGACCGGTTCTTTGATGGACTTCGATCATCCCTTGGATTTCCTCGATCTCTCTGGGAATCAAATCTCCGGGACGCTCCCTTGCTTCTCAGCGTCCGTGGAAACGCTCTCCGTTTTGAACCTCGCCGGGAACGGGATCGTCGGCGGGATCCCGACCTGTATATCGTCTTTGCGTGCTCTGACAGTGTTGAATCTCTCGTCCAATGCCCTCGAGTACCGGCTCTCGCCGAGGCTTATCTTCTCCGATAAGCTCCTGGTTCTCGATTTCAGCTCCAATGGTTTCTCGGGTCCGATCCCGAGCCGGATCGTCGAGGATTCCGATAGATCGGGGCTTTTACTGTTGAATCTATCTAGTAATCGGTTTTCCGGTGAGATTCCGCCGGAGGTCACGGAGCTAAGGAGTCTCCAGGGTTTGCTCCTCGCCGACAACCAGATCGAAGGGGAGATCCCGCCAGCGATCGGGAATTTGACCTATCTCCAAGCTCTGGATCTCTCCGGCAACTTGCTCTCTGGGGCGATCCCGGTGAGCCTCGCTGGATGCTTCCAATTATGGATGCTGAGGTTGGGCGGGAATAACCTCAGCGGCGCGCTACGGCCGGAGCTCGATGCACTAGATAGCCTCCGGATCCTCGATCTTACTGGCAACCAAATCTCCGGCGAGGTTCCGCTCCCACTGGCCGGCTGCAAATCACTGGAATTCGTGGATCTAAGCCACAACGAGCTCGGAGGCGAGCTCAGCAGCGCCGTTTTTAAATGGCAGAACCTTCGCCAACTCTCCCTGGCTGGAAACCGCTTCTCTGGCAACCTCCCCGATTGGATCTTCTCCTTCCCTGACCTCCATTCTCTCGATCTCTCTGGCAACCGCTTCACTGGCTTTATCCCGGATGGCAACTTCAATGTCAGCGCCGACTTCAACGGCGCTGACGCCACGCAAGATCAAACCAACATCGGGATCATACTCAGAGTGTCAGTGAATCTCGTGGCGGGTGGCCGGCAGGTGGAGTTCGGATACGAGCTACGGTCTCCGGTGGTGATCAACCTCAGCGACAACGAGCTCCGGGGAGAGATCCCGGAGGGATTGATCGGGCTTCAAGGGTTGGAAACCCTCAACCTCTCGTACAACTACCTGACAGGGAGAATCCCAGGGAGTCTAGCAAAGATGGGGAGACTCCAGCGACTAGACCTCTCTCACAACGCGATCTCCGGCGAGGTTCCGGTGGGGATCGCGGGGCTGAAGGGATTGGAAACGCTAGACCTGTCGTTCAATTGCTTGTCAGGGATGGTGGGGTTGAGGAGGTTCCCGGGGGCGTTTGCTGGGAACCCGGGGTTGTGCGTGGAGTTCTCCGGCGAGGGGTGTAGGGCGGGGAGGGGGATGGAAGgtggcggaggaggaggaggaggcggTGGTGGGGAAAAGGAGGAAGAGATGGGGAGAGAGGAAGGATGGATGTCGGTGGGGGCATTCTGGATAAGCGCGGTTGTGAGTTTCTATGTTTCGTTGGTGGGCTTGCTTTGCTGGGGAACCACCAGGGCCTTTCTTTTCCGCCCTTCCAAAGCCCAAAACTTTTGAGTtctgatatatttatatatatcatcactAACCAGgtccacttcttcttcttcatatgtatatatatatatatatatatatatatatttatattatgatttattgttattatttatttatttttatagtttctgtttaaatttattagttttagcCCTCTTGTGctatttacttgttttatttttaaagttttttttattttttatttgttaattaaaaataaataaaatttataaaacattaaataattttaaaaaataataatttttttaataaattttaaattatcaattaatttaacttatttttttaatctgtgtgaattaaataaaataaataagtaaaataaattttttcctGACTATTACTATACATATTACTAATCGTGGCAAttttgaagttaaaaaaaaaaaaaaaaatctgtcaTAAAAGCTTAACATATATAGGTTTCCAGTATCTCGACTTGCTCTAAAGtctatttatgtatatatgattgCGCATCTATGTTATTGGTAACTAGTATGTGGAGGAAAGTTAATTGTTAGAAATTAGAGGtttcaaaattatttctattataGATAATACCTTTTGAGTTATGGATGGCTATTTATTTGGGAATACTAGTAAATAGAATTACTTGGTTTATGGTTATAACATGGTAAAATTAACCATTTTAACAGAACATGCAATGTGTGGATGTATGTACAATACTTGTAATTGATGtatgttatattaattttttttattttttgggatttTGTAGTTGAAGCTTGTTTGATCGGAAAGAATGAGCTAGCGAGTTGCTGCAGACTAGTGAAATTACACGTAAGTACCACATTGCTTACTAACTCGGCTGtatgtaatttaaatatatatatatatatatatgcatgtctGGTTGTCTTGCGTTTATAATGAAGAATGTTAATTGAGATTAGCATGACTAAATTTTGGTCTGATCCATGATTAGAATGTTAATCGAGTTCTAATACAATGTATCAGCATCttagtattttgatttatcATTCAATTGATAGCATCAGTGAAAGAAAATGACAAGACTCAGATCCATTCCCAAGTAAATTAATAAATGCATAGATAAAGTCATGTATTATTAGTATAGATTGAAGATTGGCATGTATGCAATATATGGTTTGCTGTTTTTGGTCATGTACTGGGCCTATCTTACCTTGGTGGGCTGATATCAAGATTTAATGGATCCAAATTGATGAAATAAGCGAACTCAAATGTGTGGAACTCGCACTAGTGAAAAAATGTtggtaaatatgtttaattagaaaaaaagttttttttttaaggaaaaattataaattttatatttcaaactaaaaatcaacacaatataatttataatatattatatatacatatatatgtctCTATTAAGATCAATTACCTTAACCCAgcatatataaaagatattatTGTTGATTCTACAGTTTGGCTGTGAGAGCACTCacaaaataacaatgaaatgcttttcttcataattatatttttcaatatccATATATTGAAAAATCTTCATAGAGTATGGCCAAACATTTTTAGAAGCATCATTTATAAATGTAGCAAAATAAGTTGAACCACTGAGATAGACTTCAAGTACCATTACCAAAGAGGTTATCAAAACTCTTTTCATCAAGCTTGCCAATTGATAATCTATAGAATATgcttcatatttttgaaaaccAACTTGCATGTAATATTAGTCTCACCATGAATATTACCAATTCCCTCAATCTTACAAGAGTCAAATTTTCCCATTCTCATAATGTCAATATCATTTGACTTGCAAGTAAATAGCTATCTCTACAGAGTTGCATGATAGAAGGCTCCCTTGTTAATAGTTCAATTAGTACCTTGACATGCAACATTAAGACAAATAATTACACAAGTTAAAAGAATAGAAATGCCATCATCTGATGAAACCATTGCAGCATCATTACTTTAAT is a window of Dioscorea cayenensis subsp. rotundata cultivar TDr96_F1 chromosome 5, TDr96_F1_v2_PseudoChromosome.rev07_lg8_w22 25.fasta, whole genome shotgun sequence DNA encoding:
- the LOC120261635 gene encoding leucine-rich repeat receptor-like protein FASCIATED EAR2, encoding MASKTENVCTLTLPLIIIVPKTMNNQTLTLTLVLLLLAAVTTAQNLHSADRSALLTLRSHLADPRGALSTWNGSRCSLWAGVLCENRTSRVIQLDLSGFNLSGELNSSLCLLSRLQTLILASNYFSGIIPSCLPRITPLRTLNLAWNLLSGQLPPTLARLRHLESLILSGNRGLGGPLPFSLAISFPALAHLDLSSANFSGEIPAGFFHLGALRYVDLSDNRLTGSLMDFDHPLDFLDLSGNQISGTLPCFSASVETLSVLNLAGNGIVGGIPTCISSLRALTVLNLSSNALEYRLSPRLIFSDKLLVLDFSSNGFSGPIPSRIVEDSDRSGLLLLNLSSNRFSGEIPPEVTELRSLQGLLLADNQIEGEIPPAIGNLTYLQALDLSGNLLSGAIPVSLAGCFQLWMLRLGGNNLSGALRPELDALDSLRILDLTGNQISGEVPLPLAGCKSLEFVDLSHNELGGELSSAVFKWQNLRQLSLAGNRFSGNLPDWIFSFPDLHSLDLSGNRFTGFIPDGNFNVSADFNGADATQDQTNIGIILRVSVNLVAGGRQVEFGYELRSPVVINLSDNELRGEIPEGLIGLQGLETLNLSYNYLTGRIPGSLAKMGRLQRLDLSHNAISGEVPVGIAGLKGLETLDLSFNCLSGMVGLRRFPGAFAGNPGLCVEFSGEGCRAGRGMEGGGGGGGGGGGEKEEEMGREEGWMSVGAFWISAVVSFYVSLVGLLCWGTTRAFLFRPSKAQNF